From one Paenibacillus terrae HPL-003 genomic stretch:
- the smc gene encoding chromosome segregation protein SMC has protein sequence MFLKRIELAGFKSFADKTEMEFVRGITAVVGPNGSGKSNISDGIRWVLGEQSAKSLRGGKMEDIIFAGSDARKAVNYGEVSLTLDNEDQALPLDFGEVTVTRRVHRSGDSEYFINRQSCRLRDITELFMDTGIGKEAYSIIGQGRIEEILSTRSEDRRGIFEEASGIVKYKSRKKDAVRKLDDTEQNLLRIHDLVSELEDQIGPLKEQSEKAIHYKELRGELKSKEISMYVHQIEQIHTSWSDATSKLALLQQEQLQLSTVVSRHDAMLESDRNELRQLEEQVERLQSDLLQYSEATEKSEGYGELLKERTRNLEANREQLILSLSTSESRHSERKSELDLLNEKLSALTVELDELRERLSDEEAKLIGVTGGISQEQEESLKGGLLELMNQMAQARNEIRYTDQQKEALERRVTRVSDESGKWEAQKAELEQRKKGLETAVQKLGQEISNLRSGYIQGSEKYQALQKMLEESQGTVRKWEQKREAQISRRDTMKEMQDDFEGFMLGVKEVLKAARKEALHGVHGAVAELIRVPEHLEQAMETALGASMQHIVMENESVSRQAISFLKQRQLGRATFLPMDVIRPRQIGAGERQIVEGAEGFVGIGADLVQYDERYAGIVGSLLGNVVIARTLEDANRIAARCQYRYRVVTLEGDVVNAGGSMTGGSQFKKNANLLGRKRQLDQLDQDIMDTEQQIARLRQSAVDTKRQLEETQTRLDELRQGGDVKRGEEQQAAMELKQLEHELRHVLEQVAASGQEKKGFDQEIKELEASREEALLKLAALEEEEKKTHQAIHAAEFARKANESAKEQLQGELTNLKVREGKLDQERFSLEEQLRRLRGDYDTLGKDSRQNKTLLASIEADLLTNEQESVKQIENLNQYRLKKEEASQQLEFKRAARSSLSKKLEVAENETKEQRIQLKSVEEQLRQTEIGVNRLDVELENVLKKLSDDYELSYELAKQRYPIPEDIEGTQAEVQRLKRGISALGEVNLGAIEEYQRVHERYTFLDEQKSDLVEAKTTLYQVIREMDDEMSKRFKTTFDAIRREFGTVFSKLFGGGRADLVLIDPERMLETGIDIVAQPPGKKLQNLQLLSGGERALTAMALLFAILHVKPVPFCVLDEVEAALDEANVVRFAQYLREFSEQTQFIVVTHRKGTMEEADVLYGVTMEEGGVSKLVSVKLDNDEAEIA, from the coding sequence ATGTTTTTAAAGCGCATTGAGCTGGCGGGCTTCAAATCGTTTGCAGATAAAACGGAGATGGAATTTGTCCGCGGCATTACAGCGGTCGTCGGACCCAACGGAAGCGGAAAGAGTAATATATCCGACGGTATTCGCTGGGTGCTGGGTGAACAGAGCGCCAAATCACTGCGCGGCGGTAAAATGGAGGACATTATTTTTGCGGGTAGTGATGCTCGTAAGGCTGTTAATTACGGCGAAGTGTCTCTTACGCTGGATAATGAGGATCAGGCGTTGCCTCTTGATTTTGGAGAAGTCACGGTCACGCGGCGTGTGCATCGCAGTGGAGATAGTGAATATTTCATTAACCGACAATCATGCAGACTCCGTGATATTACCGAGCTGTTTATGGATACAGGTATTGGTAAAGAAGCTTATTCCATTATCGGACAGGGACGCATTGAAGAGATTTTGAGTACCCGTTCCGAGGACCGAAGGGGGATTTTTGAGGAAGCGTCTGGTATCGTGAAATATAAATCACGTAAAAAAGACGCGGTTCGCAAGTTGGATGACACGGAGCAAAATTTGCTTCGGATTCATGATTTGGTCAGTGAGCTGGAGGATCAGATCGGACCGCTTAAGGAGCAGTCGGAAAAGGCGATCCACTATAAGGAGCTGCGGGGTGAACTGAAATCGAAGGAAATTTCGATGTATGTCCATCAGATTGAACAGATTCATACCTCGTGGAGCGATGCGACTTCCAAGCTGGCTTTGTTGCAGCAGGAGCAGCTACAGCTGTCTACGGTGGTGTCACGTCATGATGCGATGCTGGAGAGTGATCGTAACGAGCTGCGTCAGCTGGAGGAGCAAGTGGAGCGGCTGCAAAGTGATCTGTTGCAATACAGTGAAGCTACGGAAAAGAGCGAAGGCTACGGTGAACTGTTGAAAGAGCGTACACGCAATCTGGAGGCAAACCGGGAGCAGCTCATTTTATCGCTTAGCACGAGCGAATCACGTCATTCCGAGCGCAAAAGTGAGCTGGATCTACTGAACGAAAAACTGTCTGCGTTGACTGTTGAGCTTGATGAGTTGCGTGAACGGCTATCCGACGAAGAAGCGAAGCTGATTGGTGTCACAGGCGGAATCAGCCAGGAGCAGGAGGAAAGCCTGAAGGGCGGACTGCTGGAGCTGATGAATCAGATGGCACAGGCGCGTAACGAAATCCGTTATACCGACCAGCAGAAGGAAGCACTGGAACGGCGGGTGACTCGGGTAAGTGACGAATCCGGCAAATGGGAAGCCCAGAAAGCTGAACTGGAACAGCGTAAAAAGGGTTTGGAAACGGCTGTTCAGAAGCTTGGTCAGGAAATCAGCAATCTGCGTAGCGGATATATTCAGGGAAGCGAAAAATACCAAGCGCTGCAAAAGATGCTGGAAGAAAGCCAGGGTACTGTCCGCAAATGGGAACAAAAACGCGAGGCCCAAATTTCACGCCGAGATACGATGAAGGAAATGCAGGATGACTTCGAAGGCTTTATGCTGGGCGTTAAAGAAGTACTGAAGGCGGCACGTAAAGAAGCCCTGCATGGCGTGCATGGGGCGGTAGCAGAGCTGATCCGGGTACCTGAGCATTTGGAGCAGGCGATGGAAACGGCTTTGGGCGCTTCGATGCAGCATATCGTGATGGAAAATGAATCGGTGTCCAGACAAGCGATCAGCTTTTTGAAGCAGCGTCAGCTGGGCAGAGCGACGTTTTTGCCTATGGATGTTATCCGTCCGCGTCAAATTGGGGCGGGGGAACGCCAAATCGTAGAAGGGGCCGAGGGTTTTGTCGGAATCGGTGCGGATCTTGTTCAGTATGATGAACGGTATGCTGGCATTGTAGGCAGTCTTCTGGGAAATGTGGTTATTGCCCGTACACTGGAAGATGCGAACCGTATTGCAGCTCGTTGCCAATATAGATATCGCGTCGTGACGCTGGAAGGCGATGTCGTCAATGCAGGTGGTTCCATGACAGGTGGTAGCCAATTCAAGAAAAATGCCAATTTGCTTGGACGTAAACGTCAGTTGGATCAACTGGATCAGGACATTATGGATACGGAGCAACAAATTGCGAGGCTGCGTCAGAGCGCGGTAGATACAAAACGTCAGTTAGAAGAGACACAGACCCGTTTGGACGAGCTGCGTCAGGGCGGCGATGTGAAGCGCGGCGAAGAGCAGCAGGCAGCAATGGAACTCAAGCAACTGGAGCATGAGCTTCGTCATGTTCTGGAGCAGGTGGCTGCATCTGGTCAAGAGAAGAAGGGTTTTGATCAGGAGATCAAGGAACTGGAAGCTTCCCGTGAAGAGGCGTTGCTGAAATTAGCTGCGCTGGAGGAAGAAGAGAAGAAAACCCACCAGGCTATCCATGCCGCTGAATTTGCCCGTAAGGCGAACGAATCTGCCAAAGAACAGCTACAGGGAGAACTTACGAATCTCAAGGTAAGAGAAGGAAAGCTGGATCAGGAGCGTTTTTCACTGGAAGAACAGCTGCGTAGATTACGGGGAGATTATGATACCCTTGGCAAGGATTCGAGACAGAACAAGACCTTGCTTGCTTCCATCGAAGCTGATCTGCTGACCAATGAGCAGGAAAGCGTGAAGCAGATTGAAAATCTCAATCAGTATCGGCTTAAAAAGGAAGAGGCTTCGCAGCAATTGGAATTTAAGCGTGCTGCACGCAGTAGCTTGTCCAAAAAGCTGGAAGTGGCCGAAAACGAAACGAAAGAGCAACGCATTCAGCTCAAGTCGGTCGAGGAGCAGCTTCGCCAGACAGAAATTGGAGTGAATCGGCTTGATGTAGAGCTGGAGAACGTTCTGAAAAAATTAAGTGATGACTATGAACTCAGCTATGAGCTGGCCAAGCAGCGTTATCCGATACCAGAAGATATAGAAGGTACGCAGGCCGAGGTGCAAAGGCTCAAACGCGGCATTTCCGCATTGGGCGAAGTAAACCTAGGTGCCATTGAGGAATACCAGCGTGTGCATGAGCGTTATACGTTTCTCGATGAGCAGAAGTCTGATCTGGTCGAAGCCAAGACAACGCTCTATCAGGTTATCCGTGAAATGGATGATGAAATGTCCAAACGCTTCAAAACCACTTTCGATGCCATCCGGCGCGAATTTGGTACGGTGTTCTCCAAGCTGTTCGGGGGTGGACGTGCCGATCTGGTGCTAATTGACCCGGAACGCATGTTAGAGACGGGAATTGACATCGTAGCCCAGCCGCCAGGAAAAAAGCTTCAAAACTTGCAACTACTGTCAGGAGGCGAGCGGGCGTTAACGGCAATGGCACTGTTGTTTGCCATTTTGCATGTCAAGCCTGTCCCATTCTGTGTGCTGGATGAAGTAGAGGCCGCACTGGACGAAGCCAATGTGGTGCGTTTTGCCCAATATTTGCGGGAATTCTCCGAACAGACACAATTCATTGTAGTTACACATCGCAAGGGAACGATGGAAGAAGCCGATGTGCTGTATGGGGTTACGATGGAAGAAGGCGGGGTTTCCAAGCTCGTATCCGTCAAGCTGGACAATGATGAAGCCGAGATTGCCTGA